From a region of the Helianthus annuus cultivar XRQ/B chromosome 5, HanXRQr2.0-SUNRISE, whole genome shotgun sequence genome:
- the LOC110938795 gene encoding early nodulin-93 — protein sequence MASFDQKLAMAKRCSHEGVIAGAKAAVLATIATAIPTVASARMVPWAKAHLNHTAQALIVSTVAGAAYFIVADKTILKTARRNSFNDTQN from the exons ATGGCTTCATTTGACCAAAAGCTAGCCATGGCCAAACGCTGCTCTCATG AAGGAGTTATTGCAGGAGCTAAAGCCGCTGTGTTGGCCACCATTGCCACTGCTATCCCAACT GTGGCAAGTGCAAGAATGGTGCCATGGGCAAAAGCTCATCTTAACCACACAGCCCAAGCTCTCATCGTCTCTACAG TGGCAGGAGCTGCATATTTCATAGTTGCAGATAAGACCATTCTGAAAACGGCCAGAAGAAACTCCTTTAACGATACTCAGAATTGA
- the LOC110940504 gene encoding early nodulin-93: protein MASFDQKLAMAKRCSHEGVIAGAKAAVLATIATAIPTVASARMVPWAKAHLNHTAQALIVSTVAGAAYFIVADKTILKTARRNSFNDTQK from the exons ATGGCTTCATTTGACCAAAAGCTAGCCATGGCCAAACGCTGCTCTCATG AAGGAGTTATTGCAGGAGCTAAAGCCGCTGTGTTGGCCACCATTGCCACTGCTATCCCAACT GTGGCAAGTGCAAGAATGGTGCCATGGGCAAAAGCTCATCTTAACCACACAGCCCAAGCTCTCATCGTCTCTACAG TGGCAGGAGCTGCATATTTCATAGTTGCAGATAAGACCATTCTGAAAACGGCCAGAAGAAACTCCTTTAACGATACTCAGAAGTGA